A genomic region of Mycolicibacterium poriferae contains the following coding sequences:
- a CDS encoding ABC transporter ATP-binding protein/permease translates to MFTPTLDWGSELWTSLLWIAKGWAIAAVATFVILVLIVRFTTWGRQFWRVTRGYFTGPDSVVVWLWLAGLLLMVITSVRLSVLFSFQGNDMMTSFQVIAAGLGSDNEAVRESGADGFWLSMTVFAVLAVLNVALIMLDLIATQRFMLRWRTWLTDQLTGDWLDGKAYYRARFIDDTIDNPDQRIQMDIDIFTTGVGALPNTPNNTSQSTLLFGAVASIAAMISFTTILWNLSGPVTLPLVGVELPRAMFVIGIVYIVFATAVAFWIGRPIITLAFLNEKFNAAFRYALVRLRDAAEAVAFYRGELAERTGLRRRFEPIVDNYKRYVNRMAKFLGWNLGITQAQELIPYIVQFPRFYSGEITLGQLSQTASAFREILSGLSFFRNAYDNFAGYRAAIIRLHGLVVANEEGRELPTLGCEDCEGGRVEMKGVSVRTPDGRQLVEPLDVTLHPGDSLVITGPSGSGKTTLLRSLAQLWPFCSGTLRRPGGEGATMFLSQLPYVPLGDLRTVVAYPNSTDDITDTQLRDVLTTVALPHLVDRLDEVQDWAKVLSPGEQQRVAFARILLTRPEAVFLDESTSALDEGLELMLYQLVRDRLPDTILVSVSHRSTVEQHHSQELQLLGDGRWHLGEVGEEPARS, encoded by the coding sequence ATGTTCACCCCGACACTGGACTGGGGCAGCGAGCTGTGGACCTCGCTTCTGTGGATCGCCAAGGGGTGGGCGATCGCCGCGGTCGCCACCTTCGTCATCCTGGTTCTGATCGTCCGATTCACCACCTGGGGTCGGCAGTTCTGGCGGGTCACCCGCGGCTACTTCACCGGCCCGGACAGTGTGGTGGTCTGGCTGTGGCTGGCCGGCCTCCTGCTGATGGTCATCACCAGCGTGCGGCTCTCGGTGCTGTTCAGCTTCCAGGGCAACGACATGATGACCAGCTTCCAGGTCATCGCCGCCGGCCTGGGCTCCGACAACGAGGCGGTCAGGGAATCCGGCGCCGACGGATTCTGGCTCTCGATGACGGTTTTCGCCGTGCTCGCCGTGCTCAACGTCGCCCTCATCATGCTCGACCTGATCGCCACCCAGCGGTTCATGCTGCGGTGGCGGACCTGGCTGACCGACCAGCTCACCGGCGACTGGCTCGACGGCAAGGCCTACTACCGCGCCCGGTTCATCGACGACACCATCGACAACCCCGATCAGCGCATCCAGATGGACATCGACATCTTCACCACCGGTGTCGGTGCACTGCCCAACACCCCGAACAACACCTCCCAATCCACGCTGCTGTTCGGTGCGGTCGCCTCGATCGCGGCGATGATCTCGTTCACCACGATCCTTTGGAACCTGTCGGGTCCGGTGACCTTGCCGCTGGTCGGCGTCGAGTTGCCGCGCGCGATGTTCGTGATCGGCATCGTCTACATCGTGTTCGCCACCGCGGTGGCGTTCTGGATCGGCCGGCCCATCATCACGCTGGCGTTCCTCAACGAGAAGTTCAACGCCGCGTTCCGGTATGCCTTGGTGCGGCTACGGGACGCCGCCGAGGCGGTGGCCTTCTACCGGGGCGAGCTCGCCGAACGCACCGGGCTGCGCCGCCGATTCGAGCCGATCGTCGACAACTACAAGCGCTACGTCAATCGCATGGCCAAATTCCTCGGCTGGAACCTCGGCATCACCCAGGCCCAGGAACTCATCCCCTACATCGTGCAGTTCCCCCGCTTCTACAGCGGAGAGATCACCTTGGGGCAGCTGTCGCAGACCGCGAGCGCGTTCCGGGAGATCCTGTCCGGGCTGTCGTTCTTCCGCAACGCCTACGACAACTTCGCCGGCTACCGCGCGGCCATCATCCGCCTGCACGGCCTCGTCGTCGCCAACGAGGAGGGCCGCGAGCTGCCCACGCTGGGTTGCGAGGACTGCGAGGGCGGCCGCGTCGAGATGAAGGGCGTCTCGGTGCGCACGCCGGACGGGCGGCAGTTGGTCGAACCACTCGACGTCACCCTGCACCCGGGCGACAGCCTGGTGATCACCGGGCCGTCGGGCAGCGGCAAGACCACGCTGTTACGCAGCCTGGCCCAGCTGTGGCCGTTCTGCTCCGGGACGCTGCGGAGGCCCGGCGGCGAGGGCGCCACGATGTTCCTGTCGCAGCTGCCCTACGTGCCGCTGGGTGATCTGCGCACCGTCGTCGCCTATCCGAACAGCACCGACGACATCACCGACACGCAACTACGTGACGTGCTGACCACCGTCGCGCTGCCACATCTGGTCGACCGGCTGGACGAGGTGCAGGACTGGGCCAAGGTGCTCTCCCCCGGTGAGCAGCAGCGCGTGGCGTTCGCGCGCATCCTGCTGACCCGGCCCGAGGCGGTGTTCCTGGACGAGTCGACCTCGGCGCTGGACGAGGGTCTGGAGTTGATGCTCTACCAGCTGGTGCGGGACCGGCTGCCGGACACCATCCTCGTCAGCGTCAGCCACCGCAGCACCGTCGAGCAGCACCACAGCCAGGAGCTGCAGCTGCTCGGCGACGGCCGCTGGCATCTGGGCGAGGTCGGCGAAGAGCCGGCTCGCAGCTAG
- a CDS encoding ABC transporter ATP-binding protein/permease, with translation MDTGNAETFEPTLDWSREWLHSAQWVATTFVLTLICLLLVLAALARFTVWGRQFWRVSGDYFTGRGSVPVWLLFGFLLLSTVISVRINVLLTYYVNDLFTALQVAFQGGASGAGRDSGIAGFWATMVVFAVLAGCYIVRLLADLYVTQRFIMRWRVWLSRRFIDGWLHDRAYYRSQFAGRQIDNPEQRIQQDVDIFTTGVGGFTNNPMYHSGHTLLFGAVEAVLSVLSFGQILWRLSESLTVGGLTLPRALFWIVLVYVTVATIVAFVIGRPLIRLSFVNELRNASFRYGLVRVREAAAAIGLYRGERAEGALSKGRLDAVMDNYRHWLNRMMLFFGWNVSMSQAINPLPWLVQAQGLFAGRLTFGDVWQSSNAFAAIHDSLSFFRNAYDQFASYRAAIIRLDGLVDQNVLAATFRGVDSLESADDAVAVDGVEVRRPDGTVLLDALDLQVSPGEGLVICGPSGIGKSVLLQSLAGLWPYASGRVRLPAGSDAVMFVPQLPYLPLGDLRSVVTYPRRGGDDDRAIQRALIDVDLPQLVLRLNEVAEWATMLSVGEQQRIAFARVLLAKPKAVFLDESTSAMDEKLESVLYERLRAALPDAAIVTVSHRSTVHGFHEKRLELLGDGKWRLTRLAASP, from the coding sequence GTGGACACCGGGAACGCCGAGACGTTCGAGCCCACCCTCGACTGGAGCCGGGAGTGGCTGCACTCGGCGCAGTGGGTCGCCACAACCTTCGTACTGACCCTCATCTGCCTGCTGCTGGTGTTGGCCGCGCTGGCCCGTTTCACGGTGTGGGGGCGGCAGTTCTGGCGGGTCAGCGGTGACTACTTCACCGGCCGCGGCAGTGTCCCGGTCTGGTTGCTGTTCGGGTTTCTGCTGCTGTCGACGGTGATCTCGGTGCGGATCAACGTGCTGCTGACCTACTACGTCAACGACCTGTTCACGGCGCTGCAGGTGGCGTTTCAGGGGGGCGCTTCGGGCGCGGGTCGCGACAGCGGCATCGCCGGCTTCTGGGCGACGATGGTGGTCTTCGCGGTGCTCGCCGGCTGCTACATCGTGAGGCTGCTGGCCGACCTGTACGTCACGCAGCGGTTCATCATGCGCTGGCGGGTGTGGCTGAGCCGCCGGTTCATCGACGGCTGGCTGCATGATCGCGCCTACTACCGGTCGCAGTTCGCCGGCCGCCAGATCGACAACCCCGAACAACGGATCCAGCAGGACGTCGACATCTTCACCACCGGCGTCGGCGGATTCACCAACAACCCGATGTACCACTCGGGGCACACGCTGCTCTTCGGCGCGGTGGAGGCGGTGTTGTCGGTGCTCTCGTTCGGCCAGATCCTGTGGCGGCTGTCGGAGTCCCTGACGGTCGGCGGCCTGACACTGCCACGTGCGCTGTTCTGGATCGTGCTGGTCTATGTCACCGTCGCGACCATCGTCGCCTTCGTCATCGGGCGGCCGCTGATCCGGCTGAGCTTCGTCAACGAACTACGCAACGCCAGCTTCCGCTACGGACTGGTCCGGGTGCGGGAGGCGGCCGCCGCGATCGGCCTCTACCGCGGCGAGCGGGCCGAAGGCGCGCTGTCGAAGGGTCGCCTGGACGCCGTGATGGACAACTATCGGCACTGGCTGAACCGGATGATGCTGTTCTTCGGCTGGAACGTGTCGATGAGCCAGGCGATCAACCCGCTGCCCTGGTTGGTGCAGGCGCAGGGACTGTTCGCCGGGCGGTTGACATTCGGAGATGTGTGGCAGTCCTCCAACGCGTTCGCCGCGATCCACGACTCGCTGTCGTTCTTCCGTAACGCCTACGACCAGTTCGCCAGCTATCGGGCCGCCATCATCCGGCTCGACGGGTTGGTCGACCAGAACGTCCTCGCGGCGACGTTCCGCGGCGTCGACAGCCTGGAATCCGCCGACGATGCCGTCGCGGTCGACGGCGTCGAAGTGCGCCGGCCCGACGGCACGGTGCTGCTGGACGCCCTGGATCTGCAGGTGTCGCCCGGCGAGGGCCTGGTGATCTGCGGGCCGTCCGGGATCGGGAAATCGGTGCTGCTGCAGAGCCTGGCCGGCCTGTGGCCGTACGCATCCGGGCGGGTGCGGTTGCCGGCCGGCAGCGACGCGGTGATGTTCGTGCCCCAGCTGCCGTATCTGCCGTTGGGCGATCTGCGCTCGGTCGTGACCTACCCCCGCCGAGGCGGCGACGACGACCGCGCGATCCAGCGGGCGCTCATCGACGTCGATCTGCCCCAGTTGGTGCTGCGGCTCAACGAGGTCGCCGAGTGGGCCACGATGCTCTCGGTCGGCGAGCAGCAGCGCATCGCCTTCGCCCGCGTCCTGCTGGCCAAGCCGAAAGCGGTCTTCCTCGACGAGTCGACCTCGGCGATGGACGAGAAGCTGGAGTCGGTGCTCTACGAGCGCCTGCGCGCTGCACTGCCCGACGCGGCCATTGTCACCGTCAGCCACCGCTCGACCGTGCACGGCTTTCACGAAAAACGGCTGGAGCTGCTCGGCGACGGGAAATGGCGCCTGACGCGACTCGCTGCATCGCCCTGA